CGAGGCTCCTGTTTTCAGGGTTCCAAGCACCAGTTTCCGGTCGGGATAGTATTTCGTATCCATGCCGGTGTACATGAGTACCCATGCATGCTCCGGCAGGCGGCCATGTCTGGCCTCCCATTTCAAAACATCGTTTACCGTCAGCCGGTATGCCCTGTTCTTCATACATGCGGCAACAACATCAATTTTAACCGCCGGACCGATCCATTCGTCAAGCGCAATGCTGTCAATGGTCCGGCCTTTTTCTGCAAAATGTACGGGGGCATCAACATGGGTGCCGCCGTGCTCGGCAGCTCCATAGTTATTGGAGGCATACCACCACCCGCCCGGAGTAACCTTCCAATCCAGTTTGGTCAGGCTAAAGGGCTCGGCGGTCGGCCAGTAGATGGTATTTTCGTCAAACGGATAGGTCATGTCAAGCAGTTTTTCACCCGAAGGTGCAACCGCATGGGGTGACGCGACAGAGGGAGTTCCGCCAAGCAGCATGACTGAAAAAAGAACCGGAAGTGTATACTTCCTGAAATCGCTGAAATTGAGCATAGCCATCATCACCTCCCTGTTTAGCCGTTCAGCCGGGAACTGCGCTGTACATACAAGTTACAAAAATGCGATCGGAGAATCTCATGCCGTACTCTCCTCAATAAAGCTCCCCGCAATGCTCTGCTCAGCTGTCATCTACCGTACACTTGCAATTTTACTTTGCTTCTCACTGCATTCATGCTATAATTCAAAAAACAATCGCATCCAAAACTATCCACTGCCCCATGAAGAACAGACCATTACGAACACTTGCCCTCATTTTCGGGCTTCTTGCCACCCTGCTCCCTCTCTCTGTTTACGGTGCACCGGCACTGGATCGTGCAAACTCCATCTACCTTGACCTTCCATCCGGACGGGTTGTCATCCGATTGCTTCCCGATCTCGCCCCCCGCCATGTAGCCCGCATCAAGGAGCTTACCCGTAAAGGGTTTTATGACGGACTCTCCTTCCACCGTGTTATTCCCGGATTTATGGCCCAGACCGGCGATCCGCAGGGCGACGGTTCAGGCGGTTCCGGACAGCAGCTTAAAGCGGAATTTTCTCGACAGCAGCATATCCGTGGCACCGTCTCCATGGCCCGCGCTTCTGATCCGAACAGCGGCGACAGTCAGTTTTTCATCTGCTTTGCACCGGCACCCTTCCTCGACGGGCAGTACACAATATGGGGGCAGGTTGTATCAGGAATGGAGTTTGTCGACAAGGTCAGGGCCGGTTCGCAATTCAACAATGGCATGGTCTCCAATCCTACCAGAATCGTGAGGATGAGGGTCGCCTCGGATGTTAAACCGTGAGTTTGAGTAATGGGAAAGGAACTTGCGGGATGAAGCAGTAAAAGCAATCGAGAAGAGAGTCAGCGAGGCTTGTAATCCGGAGGGAGGGGTGCGCACTCTTTGTAGCCTTACTCTACGGCGATATAATCAGTTGCTTTTGACGGGTCCTCAATTACCGGCAGTCCGAAAAACAGCTCCACTCCGCCAACACGTTTGGGCGCGGTCACCTTTTTGCTGAAATCGTCCCGTATCCGCTTCATCAGTTCAGGATGAACCGTTACGGATACGGGATTTTTGATGGCACGAAATCCATAAAACATTGCGGCTATAATCTTTTCACGAAAAAAATCTCCACCCACCTCATACTTCGTCTCCATAAGCCTCCCTGTTAAATTTTTCGAGGAATATAACTGATTCCCGACTAAAACAGCATCTCCCAGCTCACGGCACCTCTTTTGTTGAACTCCATATCTGGCGGGCAGCATACCCCTCAAGCTTGAGCCCCATGGAGAGCATCTCTACACGGTCGGGTATTACCTCAATCATCTTGCCGAACCAGTGTTCAGCCCACACCTGGGGACGACCAAAAAGGTTGAACGCCTCGTTAAAACCGGGATCCTCCTTGCCGAGCAGCCTCGCATGAGCGCTTATCTGCAGGCCGGTGATATCCTGTATCTCATCGGAGAACTCCGCTTTCGGATCGAAGATACCAACGCTGACGCTCGGGTTTTGCATGATGTTGCCGAGCTTGAGACCTGGTTCGCCGGCCATGTAGAGGGTGAACCCCTTTGAGCGAAAGAGAATGGGTGTTGAACGCGGCTCATTGTCACGGCTGGTAGAAAGCACGCAGAGGCGCCGGGAGGCGAGAAACTTCAGGATACGCGCTTCAAGCTCTTCGGGTGCAAGCAGCCTTTCGACTTTTTTTGTAAAGATTTCGGGAACCTGTTCACTCATCTCCGCTCCTCGGTTGTGAAGGTTGAAAATGCCTCTCCTCTATCATGAAGATCACTAAATTCCGCGATTATACGCAAGATTTTTTAGCTCCGCTCCCGGATGAGGAGCATCAATATTTGAACATCCGCCCTGCACCCCGTACATTGATTATACAGTGTTCTGTGCAATAGTGCACGCTATTAACGGTAATCAAGGAGAAAATCCATGAGTAGGAACGCTAACACGGAGTTGCTTGAATCCGCCAGAAAGAAGTTTGCGAGATTCAGGGAGCTCAGCAATGAGTTCGGTGAGGAGATGGCATGGGAGACGATGCTCGAAGGGTTCCCCGAGCTGCAGAAGGAGCGCATGGGGCCGCTGCTTGCACTGCCAACCCTCATAGACGGGTTCCGGAAGTCCATCCCCATCTTTAATGCAATCGGTATGGATATGGTAGCCGTGGACATCTCAAACCGGGGTATCGATGCTGCCCTTGAAATACAGAAGGTCTGCCCCTACCTGGAAGCTGGCAATGAGTTCGGGTTCGATATACCCTGCCATGTGATCTGCGAGCTTGATATGGAGGCAACCCGCAGGGCTTTCCCGGAAATGGAGGGAGAGATCCTCAGCCGTCAGGCATACGGTAGCCCGGTCTGCATCTTCAAATACGAACGTCCGGCAAAACAGGAGAGTTAAGCTCTGCTCCAACAACCATGCAGGCTTTTGGAGGGCTCCAGACCATGCTTGCTCTCACTCGGATCGGAGTGGAGCAGGAGATAATGCGGGCTGGAGATCCACACTCTTTATTTTCATCATGAACAGCATGGCAGAAATCTTCTCCATACCCGACCTCCACATACTTGCTTACGGCACCACCATTGCCTGCGGAGTGCTCTTCTGGATCATCGAAGGGCTCAAGCCCTTCTTCTCCACTGTGCAGAAGCGCGCCCTCCATGCCAGGCTCAACCTTTCTTTAGCCGCCCTGAACCTCTTGATCCTCCTCCCTTCGGGTTTCCTCATGGCATTCATGCTGGAGTGGTCGAAAAGCCTCTGGCCGGGTATCGGGATGCTGAACCTTCCACCCGCTCCAGAAGCGATCCTGATCATCCTGCTTATCGACCTGTGGATGTACCTCTGGCATCGTCTCAACCATGAAACAAGAATGCTCTGGCGCTTCCACTCCGTACACCACAGCGATGCCACCCTCGATGTTACGTCGAGCTGGCGCTTCCACTGGATGGAGATCCTCTTCTCGGAGCTGCTGCGCCTCCCCCTTTTCATGCTGATGGGGGCGGGTATCGAACACCTGCTGCTCTACTCGCTCCTCATGACACCGGTCATCGAATTCCACCACAGCAACCTCTCCATTCCGCCCGCACTGGATCGTCTGGCCCGGCTCATCATCCCGTCCCCTATGATGCACCGCCTGCATCACTCGAAGCTCATGAGCGAACACAACACCAATTACGGCAGCATGCTCTCCCTTTGGGACCGTCTGTTCGGCAGCTTCCTCGTGAAAGAGAATCTCGACAATCTTCAAGTCGGACTCGACGGTGAAAGCGATTCCCGGAATCAGCAGCTCTTCGCCCTGCTCCAGAGGCCGTTCCGTTCGTAGCAAGACTACCGTCGCTCTTCAACCATCATACCCCAGATCGGATCGTAGCGGTGGATATCATCCGTCACACCCCCTGCATTAATGACCGTCCTTCCCTCATTATACCATCGAAAGATGCCGCCCCGAAGGTTACGCAAGCTTCTGGCCCCCGCTTTCAGGCACACGCTCTCAACCCGCTCAAGCAGATCCGAACTGCGCTGGCCAACCGAACAGTATACGACAGTGTTACGACCCGCTACAAGGAAGGCGTAGCGATCCTCGAAAGCTTCCAGAGTGATATCCTGATCAAGACGGAGGGCGGTCGCGATATGACTCATTTCATACTCCTCTATGGTGCGGGTGTCAAACAGTAACGGCGGAGCTGATCCGGCAAGCATAGCCGCCAGTTCATCACTCTTCAGGTGTTCAACCCGGTGTGTCCGCTCAATGAAGGTGATGGCTCTGTCGAGCAGCCAGTCAGGACCAAACATCCCCGTCCTCCTCTCCTGTTTTCGCAGAAGCCAGGTTAGTAAGATACCGGTGAGTATAGAGTTTATCGACCCGTGAGAGTTCACAAAGCTGATCAAAGAAAACTATCGGCATTCTGTATTGCCGGCGAATCCGCTCGATCATGGAGAGCCACAATTGCGCGGTCATCTCGGCATCTGCGAGTGCGCGGTGAAACACGCCGGTCTGCCTGATGCCCGCATGCGACACAAGCGTCTGCAGCTTGTGGTTCGGAGAGTCCTGATAAATCCTTCTTGAGACAAGCAGAGAGCAGCAGCAGGAGCCATCGTATGCCCGTTTCGCCCGTTTCAGCTCGAAATCAAGAAACCGTCGGTCGAATGCGGCATTATGCGCAACGAAATTGCGTCCGGCTATGAACTCTGAAAACTCAGCCATCACCTCTTCACAGCAGGGCTGGCCTTTGAGCATCTCATTGGTAATGCCGGTATAGCCTTCGATAAACTGGCTTATCCGGAAACCGGGATTCATCAGCTTCTGAAAACGCCCGATAATCTCCCCCTGCTCCAGAAGCACCGCACCGATCTCGATAGCCCGGTCACCATACTCCGGTGACAAGCCCGTCGTCTCGAAATCAAGCACTACCACACTCTCCGCCAACATTCGCTGCATTGCACATTGTTTATCTGTTCTTAAGAAACGAGCCTTAGGGGACGTAAGTGACAGAGGTAACAAAACAAAAGAAACATTTAGCCCAAAAACCTCCGGCTCGTCAGCGTAGCAACATCTGACTCACGCCTGCCCTTGAAATCCCCAGCATTCGGGCTACATCTGCATGCGACAATCCGAATTCGATAATCAGGTTCCTCGAAAGCTCCCTTCGCAACGCAGAATATTCTCTGCTTCGACTCCCTCCCTGCAGGGCATCGATCGACAACCCCCTTGCGTTACACTGCTGTTCGATCAACTCATGAGCATCTGCCTGCCTCATCCTCACCGGCATCATCTCCTTTTGTTCATCACCTACCTCTCCGAGCACCTCTTCTACGAACGATCCGCTGCCCAGTATCCTTTCATCGCTGAACCGACGCTCTCCCCGTTTTCTCATGGACAGCACTTCAGACCAACCGCCTGCTGAGCGCACCAATCCGCCTCCCGTCAACTCCGGCTGACGACCATGCTGGATTTGGTCCCGAACAAACTCAAGATAGAGCTTCCGCGCCTTTCCTGCTGAAATGCCAAACTGTTGCAAAACATATTCCGTCTCCTGCCAGGGATATTTGGTCAATCCCATAAGCGCCTTATGGCCGCTCCACGGATACCGATCCAACTCTTCCAGTGAATCGACCAATCCGGCTCGCAAGGGGTTCAGATGAATATAACTCACCAGCTTGACGAAATAGGGCTCTTCTTCGCAGAGTATCGATTTGTAGCGATTCTGGAACAGATGCCCCGTACGATGATGCCTCATGTTAAACGATACCGAATACCCCGTCAGCACCTTTCGCATGAAGGTCGGTAAACCCGACGATCCGCTTCTGAGCAACAGATGTGTATGATTGGTCATCAACGACCAGGCATATATCACTGTTCCGGTTTTTTCTGCTGCTTTGCCAATCCGGTTTAATAGATCCTGTCGGTCTTTTTCATCAAATACAATAGCCGTCCGCTCAATTCCGCGAACCATCACATGATGCAACGATCCCGGTGCATCCAGTCTCGCTCCTCTTGGCATGGCTAACTCTCCTTTACGGGTTCACTGCCTATAACTGCTCCTTTCCACGAAGATAGGAAATGATTTATTAATTACCTTTGTCACTTACGTCCCCTAATTGTCAGCGAACGGTAAGATGTTTTTGTTTGTTTATGGTGCAAGGTATTCAGGTTGTTTGGTTCCTGTTAAAATAACGTATCGGGTGTTCATGTTTAAAAAACTGTTTATGAACAAGGTGTGGACGGTGTCCGTCCTTTTTGCCATCTCGGTGGCTCTTTATGGTATTGACTTCAGCATTTTCGGCAACCTGAGGGAGATATCAGCCAGCTTTCTCGGCAATCTCGCCTTCCTGCCAATTTACATCATAGTCGTCACGCTCCTCTTCGAAAAAGTGCTCAGGGAGAGGGAGCGCCAGTCTGTCATGAGAAAACTGAACATGGTTATCGGCGTTTTTTTCAGTGAATTCGGCAACCACCTGCTGAAAGAGTTGTCGGTACACGTGGCCGGAAGCGAGGAACTGAAAAAACACCTGCGAATGACAGGCTCATGGAAAAAAGAGGATTTTGACGCGTCGCTCGACTTTCTGCGCCAAAGCAACCAGAGGATCAGCATCGATAGAGATGCCCTCACCTCGCTGAAGCAGTTCATGGCCGGAAAACGAAGCTTCCTGCTGAGTCTGCTGGAAAACCAGAATCTTTTTGAGCACGAAAATTTTACCGACCTTCTCTGGGCAGTGTTTCATCTCACTGAAGAGCTCAAGGCCCGGGAGTCGTTCGATCGTATGCCGCCGAGTGACAAAGAGCACATCAATGGGGACATTAAGCGGGTTTTCGCTCATCTCATCCGTGAGTGGATCCTCTATATGCAGCATCTCAAGGAGGATTACCCCTATCTTTTCTCTCTGGCGGTTCGTCTCAATCCCATGATCGACTCACCGGATCCGGTGGTGTATCAGGAGTGAGTACCGAGCGTAGTTGATGTTGCCGGCTGGGTTCATCTTCAAGAGGGAAAGCGTAGAGAATGTCGGGAAAACCAATCGTTGCAATGCTTTGTGATGAACCAAGCAAGTTGGAAGCCTGAAAAAAAGAGCGGAACAGCCCTCAAGCGGTTATCTTTTCCTGTTATTCAGGAGGGGCCGTGAATTACCAGGTAATCAGTGCTGAGGTTGTGAAACGCTGGCAACTCTTGCCGTGTTATGTGTTATGGGGCTGCCGGAGCGGCAGCAGGCTCCTCCTTGATTACGTTCTGCAGGCCCGCTGCACCGGTATAGAATACGGCAAGGGTGACTGGTTCAGGGCCGGAGTTGGTGCCGTTGTGAAAGGTATTGACCACTTCGACAAGTGCATCTCCCTTGTTGAAGGTAAAGGTTCTGCCGTCTTTTAACGCTACCGTAAGCCTCCCTTCGAGCACATAGGCGTAAACCGGGACCGGGTGCTTGTGCCATCCGGTTGAACCTCCGGGAGGAATGCGTACCGTGAGGGCGGTAACCTCGGGGTTTTTGCTGTTGAGGTATCTTATCTTCTCACCGCTGGTTGTCGTTTTGGTGGCGGTAAGAAGCTTTTTCACCTCCACATTCTGGTACTCCGCCGCATGCAGCGTCCCTGCCTGCATGAAGAAAAGCACAATCGACATCATCAGGTATCTCTGCATTCTCACTCTCCACTGTTCAGTTCATGTTCCGCTGCACATCACCCGAATAACCCGCAGTGCAGCGATAAATATTTGCTAAAAAATAAAATATACAATCAGCAGGTATGAGCAGCAATAAAATCACCAAAACGATAATCCTGAATGCATGGGAAGGATGTTGGGGAGTGAAAGAATTTCCGGATTATCTATATTGCACGATTACTAACTATTGAAAGGATTTATGGAACGACAGGGCGCAGGCAAAAAGCCGGAGTGGCTGAAAATCAGGATGGCTTCAGGGGCTTCGTTTGCCTCGACACGTCAGCTGCTGAACCGCCACAGCCTCAACACGGTCTGCCGGTCGGCACTCTGCCCGAACCTGCAGGAGTGCTGGTCGAGAGGCACCGCAACCTTTCTGTTGCTTGGCAATACCTGTACACGTACCTGCCGCTTCTGCGCGGT
The window above is part of the Candidatus Chlorobium masyuteum genome. Proteins encoded here:
- a CDS encoding 3'-5' exonuclease, giving the protein MQRMLAESVVVLDFETTGLSPEYGDRAIEIGAVLLEQGEIIGRFQKLMNPGFRISQFIEGYTGITNEMLKGQPCCEEVMAEFSEFIAGRNFVAHNAAFDRRFLDFELKRAKRAYDGSCCCSLLVSRRIYQDSPNHKLQTLVSHAGIRQTGVFHRALADAEMTAQLWLSMIERIRRQYRMPIVFFDQLCELSRVDKLYTHRYLTNLASAKTGEEDGDVWS
- a CDS encoding cupin domain-containing protein → MQRYLMMSIVLFFMQAGTLHAAEYQNVEVKKLLTATKTTTSGEKIRYLNSKNPEVTALTVRIPPGGSTGWHKHPVPVYAYVLEGRLTVALKDGRTFTFNKGDALVEVVNTFHNGTNSGPEPVTLAVFYTGAAGLQNVIKEEPAAAPAAP
- a CDS encoding sterol desaturase family protein — protein: MAEIFSIPDLHILAYGTTIACGVLFWIIEGLKPFFSTVQKRALHARLNLSLAALNLLILLPSGFLMAFMLEWSKSLWPGIGMLNLPPAPEAILIILLIDLWMYLWHRLNHETRMLWRFHSVHHSDATLDVTSSWRFHWMEILFSELLRLPLFMLMGAGIEHLLLYSLLMTPVIEFHHSNLSIPPALDRLARLIIPSPMMHRLHHSKLMSEHNTNYGSMLSLWDRLFGSFLVKENLDNLQVGLDGESDSRNQQLFALLQRPFRS
- a CDS encoding cyclase family protein, producing the protein MMAMLNFSDFRKYTLPVLFSVMLLGGTPSVASPHAVAPSGEKLLDMTYPFDENTIYWPTAEPFSLTKLDWKVTPGGWWYASNNYGAAEHGGTHVDAPVHFAEKGRTIDSIALDEWIGPAVKIDVVAACMKNRAYRLTVNDVLKWEARHGRLPEHAWVLMYTGMDTKYYPDRKLVLGTLKTGASALSELSFPGFSPEVATFLVKERKIKGIGLDTPSIDPGDSKDFQVHRICFAADKLAIENIASLDRLPEKGAMLYVMPMLIKDGTGSPARIFALFP
- a CDS encoding transcriptional regulator → MSRNANTELLESARKKFARFRELSNEFGEEMAWETMLEGFPELQKERMGPLLALPTLIDGFRKSIPIFNAIGMDMVAVDISNRGIDAALEIQKVCPYLEAGNEFGFDIPCHVICELDMEATRRAFPEMEGEILSRQAYGSPVCIFKYERPAKQES
- a CDS encoding peptidylprolyl isomerase encodes the protein MKNRPLRTLALIFGLLATLLPLSVYGAPALDRANSIYLDLPSGRVVIRLLPDLAPRHVARIKELTRKGFYDGLSFHRVIPGFMAQTGDPQGDGSGGSGQQLKAEFSRQQHIRGTVSMARASDPNSGDSQFFICFAPAPFLDGQYTIWGQVVSGMEFVDKVRAGSQFNNGMVSNPTRIVRMRVASDVKP
- a CDS encoding transposase, which codes for MPRGARLDAPGSLHHVMVRGIERTAIVFDEKDRQDLLNRIGKAAEKTGTVIYAWSLMTNHTHLLLRSGSSGLPTFMRKVLTGYSVSFNMRHHRTGHLFQNRYKSILCEEEPYFVKLVSYIHLNPLRAGLVDSLEELDRYPWSGHKALMGLTKYPWQETEYVLQQFGISAGKARKLYLEFVRDQIQHGRQPELTGGGLVRSAGGWSEVLSMRKRGERRFSDERILGSGSFVEEVLGEVGDEQKEMMPVRMRQADAHELIEQQCNARGLSIDALQGGSRSREYSALRRELSRNLIIEFGLSHADVARMLGISRAGVSQMLLR
- a CDS encoding rhodanese-like domain-containing protein, with amino-acid sequence MFGPDWLLDRAITFIERTHRVEHLKSDELAAMLAGSAPPLLFDTRTIEEYEMSHIATALRLDQDITLEAFEDRYAFLVAGRNTVVYCSVGQRSSDLLERVESVCLKAGARSLRNLRGGIFRWYNEGRTVINAGGVTDDIHRYDPIWGMMVEERR
- a CDS encoding pyridoxamine 5'-phosphate oxidase family protein, which codes for MSEQVPEIFTKKVERLLAPEELEARILKFLASRRLCVLSTSRDNEPRSTPILFRSKGFTLYMAGEPGLKLGNIMQNPSVSVGIFDPKAEFSDEIQDITGLQISAHARLLGKEDPGFNEAFNLFGRPQVWAEHWFGKMIEVIPDRVEMLSMGLKLEGYAARQIWSSTKEVP